The DNA sequence GACCTGGCCCTTGCGGATCTGCGGCTTGCGGACCACGCGGCGGGGCGCGGGCGCGAGGCCTGCCGCGGCGGGCCCGTCGCCGCGGACCGCGGCGACGTAGGCGAACTTCTCGTCCTCGTACGCCAAGGAGCCGCCCTTGACCTTGCGGTGCAGGGAGGAGCGGCTGACCCGGGCGGAGAAGTGGCACCAGTCGCTGCCCGGCACGATCGGGCAGGCGCCGCTGTGCGGGCACGGCGCGGCCACGCGGAACCCGGCCGCGACGAGCCGGTCGCGGGCCTGAAGGACGCGGGCGTAGCCGTCCGGGGTGCCGGGCTCCACCACGACCACGGCGTCGGTGGCGGCCCGGGCGGCCACGTCGACGACCCAGGCCCGGTCGTCGCCGGTCAGCTCGCCGAGGACGTACGAGATGGTGACGAGGGCGGTGGGCGCCACGGTGAGCGACGCGCCGATGCGGGCGCGCTGCCACTGGGCCGCGGCCAGGTCCGGGTGCGCGGCGGCCAGTTCGCGGCCGAGGTCCAGGGCGGGTTCGGCCCAGTCCAGGACGGTGACGGGCCGCTCCCCCGGCCAGGTGGCGCTGACCGCCCAGGTGGCGGCGCCCGTGCCGCCGC is a window from the Streptomyces spectabilis genome containing:
- a CDS encoding small ribosomal subunit Rsm22 family protein — translated: MHDHLSPAETLRTALAELLEDLPPRAAAQAVDRLIANYRGTTPTEAPVLRDRADVTAYAAYRMPATFEAVHCALRAFAAAAPEDWAPAGHTDIGGGTGAATWAVSATWPGERPVTVLDWAEPALDLGRELAAAHPDLAAAQWQRARIGASLTVAPTALVTISYVLGELTGDDRAWVVDVAARAATDAVVVVEPGTPDGYARVLQARDRLVAAGFRVAAPCPHSGACPIVPGSDWCHFSARVSRSSLHRKVKGGSLAYEDEKFAYVAAVRGDGPAAAGLAPAPRRVVRKPQIRKGQVLLDLCEAEGALRRETVTKRHGALYRDARDAAWGDAWPEA